A single window of Flavobacteriales bacterium DNA harbors:
- a CDS encoding phosphodiester glycosidase family protein, whose amino-acid sequence MKKLITLGALILGGHAIAQTPEAKVVPIQDNAIVSYYNFIQNHSGDTGDSVPSDIQQGFENAVHSAQLETGNLIGECTFRFNGLQYDAIVADPKRQRIRMHLQMKHLKRPYRDINSLKTELEEEHTSILMITNGGMYLEGNKPQGLLIADDTICRPLDTISSGYGNFYLQPNGVFFVDDDGAGISTTGAFSKRFVPENKQVHFATQSGPMLVIDGKIHPKFVHGSKNLHLRSGVGIMPDGKVVFIISRSNKTNFHDFAVIFKDVFGCANALYLDGAISKMYLPHLRPDETGGNFGTMISVTE is encoded by the coding sequence ATGAAAAAACTGATCACCCTTGGTGCGCTGATTCTTGGCGGACATGCCATCGCCCAAACACCGGAGGCAAAAGTCGTCCCGATACAGGACAATGCCATTGTCAGCTATTACAACTTCATACAAAACCATTCGGGTGACACCGGCGACTCTGTTCCTTCCGACATACAACAGGGTTTTGAAAATGCGGTTCATTCGGCCCAACTGGAAACCGGAAATCTCATCGGTGAATGCACCTTCCGTTTTAATGGCCTGCAGTATGATGCCATAGTTGCCGACCCCAAACGTCAGCGCATTCGCATGCACCTGCAAATGAAACACCTGAAGCGCCCTTACCGGGACATCAACTCCCTGAAAACGGAACTTGAAGAGGAGCACACCTCCATCCTCATGATCACCAACGGCGGCATGTACCTTGAAGGGAATAAGCCGCAGGGATTGCTCATTGCAGATGACACGATCTGTCGCCCCCTGGATACCATCAGCAGCGGGTATGGGAATTTCTACCTGCAGCCCAATGGTGTTTTTTTTGTGGATGATGATGGAGCAGGCATCAGTACCACCGGTGCATTCAGCAAACGATTCGTACCCGAAAACAAACAGGTGCATTTCGCCACGCAATCCGGCCCCATGCTGGTGATCGATGGTAAGATCCACCCGAAATTCGTACACGGTTCAAAAAACCTGCACCTCCGCAGTGGCGTGGGCATCATGCCGGATGGAAAAGTGGTGTTCATCATCTCCCGAAGCAACAAAACCAACTTCCACGATTTCGCCGTGATCTTCAAGGATGTGTTCGGATGCGCGAATGCCCTCTACCTGGACGGGGCCATTTCAAAGATGTATCTCCCCCACCTGAGACCGGATGAAACCGGCGGGAATTTCGGCACCATGATATCGGTTACGGAATAG
- a CDS encoding T9SS type A sorting domain-containing protein → MTAQPAYSSNPGAPFVLYLDFDGEYVNDPVWNSDMGGARQCTGPNFSDSFIKDVWATISEDYRPYTINVTTDRSVFDGKSKADRHMVIYTNTWGSGGGVSDIGSIAANGTDIAWVFFNHLEQTVSDMAVTGAHESGHAFGLQHDGSTSDGNYWKGHGNYGAIMGNNYQTSGKAIWQWSKGEYQGATTHGGGPNVQDDVAIIGNNPKCGFRTDEHGDNISSATAMVVETDGTVMASKNNGIITKRTDKDVFSFYTAGGSVSFDFQSGTGEWTNEGDLDIQARLLDASGNEVVKSDPSGLDASISTTLQSGQYYIEIDGVGYGDPVTNGYSDYASLGYFEISGNYPPGNPNQPPSIVSIDAAKACNEYTFTAVVTNEVDNVLWDFGDGGTSTNAVATHTYATSGTYTVKLTVSNQYGSDNSQQNVSVTVLTAPTAPDADRCGAGTIDLTATGSGGEMNWYDAATGGTLLHTGATYSPNITADTKFYVDETVAPAPVKGGPADPTAVGAGGYFTDNDTRGIFLDVLSDATIKSVLMDAETAGTYTIELLDGDGGNVLQTKDVNLTTGQQRVTLDFPVTTGTGYYLKVTGTVDFYRNTAGASYPYNIGGLISLTGNNYTDQGYYYFFYDWEVQGPGCVSERTEVTASIVCTGVDQLGEDNAILVSPNPTQGQITVNANLKGSEDADLYVTNVLGEVVYQEHVNAGSFATPRVIDLNGNTSGIYMVRLQSATQTLTSKVILQ, encoded by the coding sequence GTGACTGCCCAGCCTGCATACAGCAGTAATCCGGGTGCACCGTTTGTGCTTTACCTGGATTTCGATGGCGAGTACGTGAATGATCCTGTATGGAACAGCGACATGGGCGGTGCCAGACAATGCACCGGTCCCAACTTCTCGGATTCCTTTATTAAGGATGTATGGGCAACCATCTCCGAGGATTACCGTCCGTACACCATCAATGTCACCACCGATCGTTCGGTGTTCGATGGCAAGTCGAAAGCCGATCGCCACATGGTGATCTACACCAACACCTGGGGTTCCGGTGGCGGTGTGTCAGACATCGGTTCCATTGCTGCGAACGGTACCGACATCGCATGGGTGTTCTTTAATCACCTGGAGCAAACCGTGAGCGATATGGCCGTAACAGGTGCGCATGAGTCCGGACACGCATTCGGTCTTCAGCACGACGGCAGCACCTCCGATGGTAACTACTGGAAGGGTCACGGCAACTACGGCGCCATCATGGGCAACAACTACCAGACCAGTGGCAAAGCCATCTGGCAGTGGAGCAAAGGTGAGTACCAGGGTGCAACCACGCACGGCGGCGGTCCGAATGTGCAAGATGACGTAGCGATCATCGGCAACAATCCGAAATGCGGTTTCCGCACGGATGAACACGGCGACAACATTTCATCGGCCACAGCCATGGTGGTTGAAACCGATGGCACCGTGATGGCATCCAAGAACAATGGCATCATCACCAAACGGACTGATAAAGACGTGTTCTCTTTCTACACCGCAGGTGGCTCTGTGAGTTTCGATTTCCAGAGCGGTACAGGTGAGTGGACCAACGAGGGTGACCTTGACATCCAGGCCCGTTTGCTGGACGCCAGCGGCAACGAAGTGGTGAAGTCAGATCCGAGCGGACTGGATGCGAGCATCAGCACCACCCTGCAATCCGGTCAATACTACATTGAGATCGATGGCGTGGGATACGGCGACCCGGTGACCAATGGTTACTCGGACTATGCGTCCCTCGGCTATTTCGAAATCAGTGGCAATTACCCTCCCGGTAACCCCAATCAACCTCCCTCAATCGTTTCCATTGATGCAGCGAAGGCATGCAATGAGTACACCTTCACTGCTGTGGTAACGAACGAAGTGGACAATGTGCTTTGGGATTTCGGTGATGGCGGTACATCCACGAATGCTGTTGCAACTCACACATATGCTACCTCCGGAACCTATACCGTGAAGCTGACCGTGAGCAACCAGTACGGCTCCGATAACAGCCAGCAGAATGTGAGTGTGACTGTGCTGACCGCACCCACGGCTCCCGATGCGGATCGTTGCGGCGCCGGTACCATTGACCTGACCGCAACCGGTTCAGGCGGTGAAATGAACTGGTACGATGCGGCCACCGGCGGAACCCTGCTGCACACAGGAGCAACTTATTCTCCCAACATCACTGCCGACACCAAATTCTATGTGGATGAAACGGTAGCGCCTGCACCAGTGAAGGGTGGTCCGGCCGATCCGACTGCAGTGGGAGCCGGAGGTTACTTCACTGATAATGATACACGCGGGATCTTCTTGGATGTATTGTCGGATGCTACCATTAAGTCGGTATTGATGGATGCCGAAACAGCAGGTACCTACACCATTGAACTGCTCGATGGTGATGGCGGCAACGTACTTCAAACCAAAGATGTGAACCTTACCACCGGCCAGCAACGTGTAACCCTTGATTTTCCAGTTACTACCGGAACCGGTTACTACCTCAAGGTGACAGGAACGGTTGATTTCTACCGCAACACAGCAGGCGCCAGCTACCCCTACAACATCGGTGGCCTGATCTCGCTGACCGGTAACAACTACACAGACCAGGGCTACTACTACTTCTTCTATGATTGGGAAGTACAAGGCCCGGGGTGCGTGAGCGAACGCACAGAGGTAACTGCCTCCATCGTTTGTACCGGCGTAGACCAACTGGGTGAAGACAATGCCATTCTGGTTTCTCCGAATCCGACGCAGGGGCAGATCACAGTGAACGCCAACCTCAAAGGAAGCGAAGACGCGGATCTGTATGTGACGAATGTTTTGGGTGAAGTAGTTTACCAGGAGCATGTGAATGCCGGGAGCTTCGCTACCCCAAGGGTGATCGACCTCAACGGCAACACAAGCGGTATCTATATGGTGCGACTCCAATCGGCCACACAAACACTCACTTCCAAAGTGATCCTTCAATAG
- a CDS encoding peptidoglycan DD-metalloendopeptidase family protein, whose amino-acid sequence MDIDHLLKQAQIDKIKAEEEKIRYEHELLKSSSKKRWYYKEKISNNLVAAILAIPVLWVFFGKYANPVMEIQKINGELEISKTKLQAYKLERQLDSSKKRLFEVNQTTARYQDSLVIYQRMTQAYQTKVLRAQDSLNVVSSQLETSKAEKAKLDRAIQNKTARIWEQRDSIASLETENQQLRKSEFERQQLIASMMAAQLETENKNQGEIKGKESSSTHEQFSANKGKLRLPVDSGRVIVPYGLQIHPVTGYTMVNKGVDLVVLSGISVKSVFAGVVSEVFTVPGLGQNIIIRHNGGYSTVYANLMKTDVAKGDLIQAAQQLGLAGPGRLGGLPQVHFEVWKGSEPQNPMEWLRF is encoded by the coding sequence ATGGATATTGATCATTTACTCAAGCAGGCCCAGATTGATAAAATCAAAGCGGAAGAAGAAAAAATCCGGTATGAGCATGAACTATTGAAAAGCAGTAGCAAAAAGCGCTGGTATTACAAGGAAAAGATAAGCAACAATCTTGTGGCTGCGATATTGGCCATTCCCGTGCTTTGGGTCTTCTTCGGGAAATATGCCAATCCCGTAATGGAAATACAAAAAATCAATGGTGAATTGGAAATAAGCAAAACCAAACTCCAGGCATATAAGCTGGAAAGACAATTGGATTCATCCAAGAAGAGATTATTTGAAGTTAACCAGACTACTGCGCGTTACCAAGATTCTTTGGTGATATACCAGCGTATGACCCAGGCATATCAAACCAAGGTTTTACGGGCGCAGGATAGTTTGAATGTTGTGTCATCCCAATTAGAGACCTCAAAGGCAGAAAAAGCAAAATTAGACCGTGCGATTCAGAATAAAACAGCGCGCATATGGGAACAGAGGGACAGCATTGCATCCCTGGAAACGGAGAACCAGCAGTTAAGAAAATCGGAGTTTGAACGCCAACAGTTGATTGCATCCATGATGGCGGCCCAGTTAGAAACAGAGAACAAAAACCAGGGAGAAATCAAAGGCAAAGAATCGTCATCCACACATGAACAGTTCAGTGCAAACAAAGGGAAATTGCGATTGCCTGTTGATTCGGGAAGGGTGATTGTTCCCTATGGCCTGCAAATTCATCCAGTTACCGGATATACTATGGTTAATAAGGGGGTAGATCTTGTTGTATTGTCCGGGATTAGCGTGAAATCTGTTTTTGCAGGCGTCGTAAGTGAAGTGTTTACGGTACCAGGATTGGGTCAGAATATTATAATAAGGCACAATGGTGGTTACAGTACCGTCTATGCCAATCTCATGAAAACCGATGTAGCCAAGGGAGACCTTATTCAAGCGGCGCAACAATTAGGCCTTGCCGGCCCAGGTCGTTTAGGGGGATTGCCTCAGGTGCATTTTGAAGTGTGGAAAGGGAGTGAGCCACAGAATCCCATGGAGTGGCTCCGGTTTTAA
- a CDS encoding T9SS type A sorting domain-containing protein: MRRYLFICAFITCFLPSASALTWAFGWYTGDGVDGLTISGLSFSPDIVIIKGAGATAAYIKTSSLGGTSSKNLSATGAYSSTAIKSLTSDGFTVGTNSAVNTNSTTYYFMAIDAGSDAVVGSYAGNGGISKAITGFGFRPEMVLVYSNNALYGPGYLTDAMPADKSARFGAMGIWGFFVKSLDADGFTANSSYNYSGTTYYYVGLNSPSSAALRTGSYTGSAGDKNVAIAGTTPEAVFICNQDNVNAYPIQKFACMPTTHSSLFTATAPSTTDITAFAAGSFTVKAGSKAANNTSWTNYYIAFGSGEALPIELQEYQVICQPSGGAKLRWVTATETNNDYFTIERSDDGTNYQAIKTIKGSGTSNSPLEYMTTDDYVTDHTIYYRLRQTDYDGKSKIYGTKPLYPCHTHSGMNVHLYPNPAHDELNCGFVLDKNETVTVDIKNMLGQVVHSEVVEGTEGSNMVTLDMSHYADGVYVFQLRGIQKSYETKLVKH; this comes from the coding sequence ATGCGTCGTTATTTGTTCATATGTGCTTTCATCACCTGTTTTCTTCCATCTGCATCTGCGCTCACCTGGGCGTTCGGATGGTATACGGGTGATGGCGTAGATGGCCTGACCATCTCCGGTCTGTCCTTCTCCCCCGATATTGTGATCATCAAAGGGGCCGGTGCCACGGCTGCCTACATCAAAACCAGTTCACTTGGTGGAACGAGTTCCAAGAACCTCAGCGCAACCGGCGCCTACAGCTCCACCGCCATCAAATCCCTCACATCGGATGGTTTTACAGTGGGCACCAACTCTGCGGTGAACACCAACAGCACCACATATTATTTCATGGCCATTGACGCGGGCTCTGATGCTGTAGTGGGTAGTTATGCAGGCAATGGTGGCATATCCAAAGCCATTACGGGTTTCGGTTTCAGGCCAGAGATGGTATTGGTATACTCCAACAATGCACTTTATGGTCCGGGGTATCTGACAGATGCCATGCCGGCGGATAAAAGCGCACGTTTCGGTGCAATGGGCATATGGGGGTTTTTTGTTAAATCACTGGATGCGGACGGGTTTACCGCCAACTCAAGCTACAACTACAGCGGCACCACTTATTACTATGTAGGCCTTAATTCACCATCCAGTGCAGCTTTGAGAACAGGTTCCTATACAGGCTCCGCAGGTGACAAGAACGTAGCTATTGCAGGAACAACCCCGGAAGCCGTTTTCATATGTAACCAAGACAACGTCAACGCCTATCCCATACAGAAATTCGCTTGCATGCCCACAACCCACTCTTCACTTTTTACCGCAACAGCTCCTTCCACAACAGATATAACAGCATTTGCTGCGGGCAGCTTTACGGTTAAAGCCGGAAGCAAAGCCGCAAACAATACATCCTGGACCAACTACTACATCGCATTCGGTTCAGGTGAAGCATTGCCCATTGAATTACAGGAATACCAGGTGATCTGCCAGCCCTCCGGCGGCGCCAAGCTCCGCTGGGTCACCGCCACGGAAACCAACAACGACTACTTCACCATTGAAAGAAGTGACGACGGAACCAACTACCAGGCGATCAAAACCATCAAAGGATCCGGAACAAGCAACAGTCCACTGGAATACATGACAACCGATGACTACGTCACTGATCACACGATCTATTACCGCCTCCGGCAAACCGACTACGACGGCAAATCAAAAATATACGGCACAAAACCCCTCTACCCTTGCCACACCCACTCAGGAATGAATGTGCACCTCTACCCCAACCCGGCACACGATGAACTCAACTGCGGATTTGTGCTCGACAAAAACGAAACGGTAACGGTAGACATCAAGAACATGCTCGGACAGGTGGTTCACTCCGAAGTAGTGGAGGGCACCGAAGGAAGCAACATGGTAACATTAGACATGAGCCATTATGCAGATGGCGTTTATGTATTCCAGCTCCGGGGTATACAGAAATCCTACGAAACCAAACTGGTCAAACACTGA
- a CDS encoding DUF2911 domain-containing protein yields the protein MKKSALSIAFVSFFLWQGASAQQNLTTPRSSQAASVSQRIGLTDITVNYSSPLVRGRHIFGALVPYDQVWRCGANENTTVSFSTDVKVEGKDLKAGTYGLHMIPTANEWTIIFSSDHNAWGSFAYTKDHDVLRVTTKPVETEFHECLTYEFPVREADKTVLSLKWDKLEVPIHIEIDLHTTILNQMQTELTGLPQFSWQGWNQIASYCAVNKIRQQDALGWVDQSIGLTKNFTNLMTKSMLLEQTGKPEEAKKLKDEALPMGTETEVNQYGNQLMGLKKFDDAITVFAMNTKKHPESWNVWDSLADGYDNKGDKANAIKYYKKAHDMAPDNQKPRIKSILDRLQQ from the coding sequence ATGAAAAAATCAGCTCTGAGTATTGCCTTTGTTTCGTTCTTCCTGTGGCAAGGTGCATCTGCCCAACAAAACCTGACTACACCGCGGTCCAGCCAGGCTGCAAGCGTATCACAACGCATCGGACTTACCGACATCACCGTGAATTATAGCAGTCCGCTCGTTCGCGGCCGCCACATCTTCGGCGCACTGGTTCCTTACGACCAGGTATGGCGGTGCGGCGCCAACGAAAACACCACCGTTTCCTTTTCCACCGATGTGAAGGTTGAAGGGAAAGACCTGAAGGCTGGCACCTATGGTCTGCACATGATACCCACGGCCAACGAGTGGACGATCATTTTCTCTTCCGATCACAATGCATGGGGAAGTTTCGCATACACCAAAGATCATGATGTACTGCGGGTGACAACCAAGCCGGTTGAAACCGAATTTCACGAATGCCTCACGTATGAGTTTCCGGTTCGCGAAGCCGATAAAACGGTGTTGTCATTGAAGTGGGATAAGCTGGAGGTGCCCATTCACATCGAGATTGATCTGCATACAACCATCCTGAACCAGATGCAGACCGAACTCACCGGCTTGCCGCAATTCTCCTGGCAGGGATGGAACCAGATCGCATCTTACTGTGCAGTTAACAAAATCCGTCAGCAGGATGCGCTGGGTTGGGTAGACCAGTCGATCGGGCTTACCAAGAATTTCACCAACCTGATGACCAAATCCATGTTGCTGGAGCAAACCGGTAAACCCGAGGAAGCAAAGAAACTGAAGGATGAGGCTTTGCCCATGGGCACTGAAACGGAAGTGAACCAATACGGCAACCAGCTGATGGGACTGAAAAAGTTCGATGATGCCATCACCGTTTTTGCCATGAACACCAAAAAGCATCCCGAATCATGGAATGTGTGGGACAGCCTGGCAGACGGCTACGACAACAAAGGCGACAAAGCCAATGCCATCAAGTATTACAAGAAGGCACATGACATGGCGCCCGACAACCAGAAGCCCAGGATCAAATCCATCCTTGACCGACTGCAGCAATAA
- a CDS encoding DUF302 domain-containing protein encodes MAYYFSKTLHTTFDEGIQRVRDALMAEGFGVLTDIDIQDTLHKKLDASLPKYRILGACHPPSALQAITAEDKIGVFLPCNVVVREQADGTVEVAAVDPVASMMAVKNDKLGSVAGEVQSKLKKVIDQL; translated from the coding sequence ATGGCTTACTATTTCAGCAAAACATTACACACCACATTCGACGAAGGCATCCAAAGGGTGCGCGATGCGTTGATGGCGGAAGGCTTTGGTGTTCTCACCGATATCGACATCCAGGATACCCTGCATAAAAAGCTGGATGCGTCGCTTCCCAAATACCGCATCCTGGGCGCCTGTCATCCGCCATCGGCATTGCAGGCCATTACCGCCGAAGACAAAATCGGCGTGTTTCTCCCGTGCAACGTGGTGGTTCGTGAGCAAGCAGACGGTACGGTGGAAGTGGCGGCCGTAGATCCGGTCGCATCCATGATGGCTGTGAAAAATGATAAGCTGGGAAGCGTTGCCGGAGAAGTGCAGAGCAAACTCAAAAAAGTCATTGACCAACTTTGA
- a CDS encoding universal stress protein produces the protein MKKILVPTDFSSCANHAADLAIAWAAKAEAGIHFLHILVTPVDWVRLPKGKEANYPEVQKAIGYAKDQLQKLEKKAEKAGVKATTFLAFDQDDGEILTHANTMKHDFIIMGSRGQRGTDNLFIGSNAQKIVRHATVPVVVVKDKVKQPSLKKIVFASSFREDVMPAFKQVLEIANMTGAHLHLLYVNVPNTFEESPESFGRLSAFQKKCHQGKSSIHIWNSLYEEKGIMDFAQNLDAGMIAMVTHGRTGVLRLIASSITEGVVNRAGVPVMSIRMTAPSSKNKNNEKQDVIHATGSTTVAQN, from the coding sequence ATGAAAAAGATCCTCGTTCCAACTGATTTCAGCTCATGTGCCAACCATGCCGCCGACCTGGCAATTGCCTGGGCCGCCAAAGCTGAGGCGGGCATTCATTTCCTGCATATCCTGGTGACGCCGGTCGACTGGGTGCGCCTCCCGAAAGGAAAGGAAGCGAACTATCCTGAAGTACAAAAGGCCATCGGGTACGCCAAGGACCAACTCCAAAAACTGGAGAAGAAGGCGGAAAAGGCCGGGGTGAAGGCCACCACGTTCCTGGCGTTTGACCAGGATGATGGGGAAATACTCACCCATGCAAATACCATGAAACACGATTTCATCATCATGGGATCGCGCGGGCAAAGAGGAACGGACAATCTGTTCATCGGATCCAATGCGCAAAAGATCGTTCGTCATGCAACCGTACCGGTGGTGGTTGTGAAAGACAAGGTGAAGCAGCCTTCCCTCAAGAAAATTGTTTTCGCTTCTTCTTTCCGGGAGGATGTGATGCCGGCCTTCAAACAGGTGCTGGAGATCGCCAACATGACCGGCGCCCATCTGCACCTGCTGTATGTGAATGTGCCCAATACATTTGAAGAGTCGCCCGAAAGCTTCGGACGCCTTTCGGCATTTCAGAAAAAATGCCACCAGGGGAAATCCAGCATCCATATCTGGAATTCACTGTATGAAGAAAAAGGCATCATGGATTTTGCCCAAAACCTTGATGCCGGTATGATCGCCATGGTGACCCACGGTCGCACCGGAGTGTTGCGGTTGATCGCAAGCAGCATTACCGAAGGCGTGGTGAACCGTGCAGGTGTTCCGGTGATGAGCATCCGGATGACCGCACCATCTTCCAAAAACAAGAACAATGAAAAACAAGACGTCATACACGCAACAGGTTCAACAACTGTTGCTCAAAATTGA